A window of Chryseobacterium aquaeductus genomic DNA:
CAGCTTCCGTCTTCATTTAAACTTCTTGTGGCAAAGTGACCGTTCATTTGTCTTCCGGCAGATGCAGGTTCTCTTTCAACGCTTGTATCCGCATATAATTGTGCAAAAAAGCTTTCAACCGTTAAGGCATCTGCAGCCAAGGCGAAAGTCTGGTCTCTGTAATATCCGGAACGGAAGTCACCATTTCTGAAAACTTTTGACATTGCAAGCTGTGGCAGTTCTTTTCCATCACCAAAAATTCCGAATTTAGCTTTTCCCGTAAGTACTTCTCTTCTGCCCAAATAAGACATTTCTCGAGAGATTCTTCCTAATTTATAGTCTTCAAGTATCTGATTTTTAAAATCTTGAAAGGAAATCTGTTGAGTTTCAATATAGGTTGTCTGCATAGCCAAATATTAAATATTTTTTATTAAAGATGTATTTTGCTAATATACACTTTTTATATTAATTTTAATTTTCAATAATCTTTATTATAAATTTGATAATGAAATTAAATGTGTTTACTTTGATTAAAACTGTTTATTATGGATAAGAAGTCGCCACAAATACTGAACGCATCTAGCAATCTTTTAGGTTTTTCGATGATCATTATCACTTCACTTAAAATAACAAAAACGAGTCACCACACATCCTTAGACGAGTTTGCAGGAATTTCCTGTATTTTGTTTGCGTGTAGCTGTTTCTTTTCTTTCTTGTCAATAAGATCTAAGAGTACTAAATACGAAAGCAGGTATGAGAGTATTGCGGATTATCTATTTTTAATCGCTTTATTTTGTATTATTTTATCTGTGATTATTATAACAACTACAATAATTGATTAGAATCAAAAATTAGTTCTTTAGACGATAATTTTAATCTTATGATAAAAACTTGATTAAAATTTTCTTTCAATCACATAATCCAACATCATGTGCAAAGATTTTCTCACTTCAGAATCAGGAAATTCGTTGAGAATATTTTTCGCTTTTTGCTGAAAATCTTTCATGACCTGAATTGCATAATCCAAACCGCCTGAACTTTTCACAAAAGCAATCAGTTCTTTCACACGTTTTTGGTCGTTGTTATAGCGTTTTATGGTATTGAAAAAGTATTTTCTTTCCGTTTCGCTGGCAATTTTCAAGCTATGAATTAAAGGAAGCGTCATTTTCTGTTCTTTAATATCAATACCAACAGGTTTTCCGATAAAGTTTGAACTCAGATAATCAAACAAATCATCCTTAATCTGGAAAGCCATTCCGGTATACGTTCCGAACTCCATCATTTTTTTAGCCAAATTTTCATCAGCATCGTTTGATAGTGCTCCGATTTCGCAACAGGCAGCAATTAAAGTAGCCGTTTTCTGACGGATGATTTCATAATAAACATCTTCGGTGATATCGAGTTTTCTGGCTTTTTCCAATTGAAGAAGTTCGCCTTCAGACATTTCTCTGATGGTTCTGGAAATCACAGAAAGTAAATCGTAATCTTTATGATCTGTAGAAAGTAAAACCGCTTTTGAAAGTAAAAAATCACCAACCAAAACTGCAATTTTATTCTTCCATAAAGCATTAATAGAAAAGAAATTACGTCTTTTAAAACTCTCATCCACAACATCATCATGCACCAGAGTTGCAGTGTGAATCAACTCAATCATTGAAGCACCACGATAGGTTTTTTCATTGACCTCACCAACCAGTTTTGCACATAGAAAAACAAACATAGGACGCATCTGCTTCCCTTTGGTCGTAACAATAAAACGGGTAACTTTATCGAGTAAAGCGACTTTGCTCTGCATAGATTCATAAAACTTCTGTTCGA
This region includes:
- a CDS encoding polyprenyl synthetase family protein encodes the protein MANIVEEIKQPINEEMKLFEQKFYESMQSKVALLDKVTRFIVTTKGKQMRPMFVFLCAKLVGEVNEKTYRGASMIELIHTATLVHDDVVDESFKRRNFFSINALWKNKIAVLVGDFLLSKAVLLSTDHKDYDLLSVISRTIREMSEGELLQLEKARKLDITEDVYYEIIRQKTATLIAACCEIGALSNDADENLAKKMMEFGTYTGMAFQIKDDLFDYLSSNFIGKPVGIDIKEQKMTLPLIHSLKIASETERKYFFNTIKRYNNDQKRVKELIAFVKSSGGLDYAIQVMKDFQQKAKNILNEFPDSEVRKSLHMMLDYVIERKF